One Chitinophaga parva DNA segment encodes these proteins:
- a CDS encoding rhodanese-like domain-containing protein, protein MQDITAAELKARMDAGETLHIVDVREPHEHEDFNIGGLLLPLGDIRSLQTEPIDDWKEQEVIVYCRSGGRSGQACMVLDSLGFTNTKNLVGGMLNWESTFGR, encoded by the coding sequence ATGCAAGATATTACTGCCGCAGAACTGAAGGCCCGCATGGATGCCGGCGAAACCCTGCACATCGTTGACGTGCGTGAGCCGCACGAACATGAAGATTTCAACATCGGTGGCCTGTTGCTGCCCCTGGGCGACATCCGCAGCCTGCAAACAGAGCCCATCGACGACTGGAAAGAACAGGAAGTGATCGTTTACTGCCGCAGTGGCGGCCGTAGCGGCCAGGCCTGCATGGTGCTGGATAGCCTGGGCTTTACCAACACCAAGAACCTGGTGGGTGGTATGCTGAACTGGGAAAGCACCTTTGGTCGCTGA